From a single Apium graveolens cultivar Ventura chromosome 2, ASM990537v1, whole genome shotgun sequence genomic region:
- the LOC141699857 gene encoding uncharacterized protein LOC141699857 has protein sequence MKKARLAGLDTRGKATEPIFLKKHKEPIGEASTEGAGGHGTPITAAAPTAAATGAFQPLWGFRRGDTVVGSTKHAWDWSYHSVTPKDFTDVVATPDLERIKLMGAQSLASSNAYFQGAVRQAESWKRASDKADNALRRQQKKYATLEKKLKRKEEELGESNAELVVLRAEKDKAIDNYLDSEEFAQSMRIRDDSVFPGLSLVLEEPWLFNPLLENFLAR, from the exons atgaagaaagctcggctcgcaggcctagacacccggggaaaggccacggagcctatctttttgaagaagcacaaagagcctataggggaggcctcaactgaaggagctggaggccatggtactcctatcactgctgctgcccctactgctgctgccacaggcgcctttcagcctctctggggattccgccgaggggacaccgtagttggttccacgaaacatgcttgggattggtcttaccatagcgtgacccccaaggattttactgatgtggtggccacccctgatcttgagaggatcaagctcatgggagctcagtctctggcttcg tctaacgcctattttcaaggcgctgtgaggcaagccgaatcatggaagcgggcttctgataaggccgataatgccctcaggaggcaacagaagaagtacgctaccctggagaagaagctcaagcgcaaggaggaagaactcggagagtctaacgccgagctggtggtacttcgggcggagaaggataaagctatagacaactatctggactcggaagagtttgcccaatccatgaggattagggatgattcagtctttcctgg